CCGGAATGCCGTCGTAACGGGTATCGATCAGCCATTTCACGCGTTGCACAAATTCGGGATTCTTCAGTTTTTTGTTCATCCGGTTGTCTGGCGCTAACGGTTGGGTGTGGCGTCGTTAGCACACTTGTCCTCTGTGAAGGGTTGGCGAATGTACTGCCGTCACTGCATTCGCTATATTGCGAATTTGGATGCAGAGAAGGCCGAATATGGTCAACTGGATTCTCAGTTGATCCCGAACGCTAACTTATACGGCAAATGGCCGGATTGAGAAAATCCACATGACAAACCTGAACACGAACGACACACCCCGGTACTGGCACCCGGAAGACGTCAAGGCGGCCATCAGGAAACGCGGCAAAAGCATGGCGGATCTGGCGCGGGAGCATCACCTGCCATCCGCCAACGTTCGCAACGCATTGCGCCGGCCGGTACGCTCCGGTGAAATCGTCATCGCGGCTTTCCTTGGCATCCCGCTGTGCGAGCTGTGGCCGGACCGCTGGGATGTTAATGGCAAGCGCGTTCTGCGACCAAGAACGGTCAGTCAGTCACCGCTGCGGGAGGGCAATCATGGCGACGGGATGGACAAGGGACGGGGGTGACGGAACGGGCGGGGCGTCCCGGCACGGACACGCCATCCGGATCATGATTGCCGACGACCATGCACTGGTCCGGATGGGCATCGGCAGCCTTGTGACCGGCATGCGCGATGCCAGCCTGTGCGGCGAGGCGGACAGCTCGACCACGCTGATGCCGCTGCTGGAACGGCAACTGCCGGACATTCTGGTCACCGACCTGATGATGCCCGGTGGCGATCATGGCGACGGGGTGGCGATGGTGGCCGGATTGCGCCGGCGCTACCCGGCACTGAAGATCATCGTGCTGACCATGCTGGTCAATCCGGCCGTGCTGCGGCTGGTGCTGGACACCGGCGTGCACGGACTGTTGCTTAAATGCATCGCCCGCCGGCAACTGGCACTGGCATTGCGCGTGGTCGCGGCCGGCGGCACCTTTGTCGACCGAAGTGTCCGCAGCGCCGTCTGCGCGGCATCGGGCGATGGCGCCCCCTGGCGGCAAAGCGGTCTCGACCGGCTGTCGCGACGGGAGCGGGAAGTGCTGCTGCTGTGCCTGCGCGGGCTGTCGGTGACCGAGATCGCCGGTTTGCGCAACCGCAGCATCAAGACCATCAGCCAGCAGAAGGTCACCGCGTTTCACAAGCTGGGGCTGGGCAGCGATCGGGCGTTGTTCGAATTTGCCGAGCAGAGCGGGCTGATGCAGCGGGCCCGCTGACACAAAAACCAGAAAGTTCTGATGACGTAAGTGATGGCTTTCATATACTCGGATTATGTGATGCCAAGAAAAGGATTTGGCTGATTCAAGTCATTCCGGACCGGGCGGTAAGCTGCTGCGGCGTGTTCAATGTCGACGCGCCATATCGTTTTGTTGCCGGGGTTCCGCTCATGACCAGAAACACCTTTTCCCCGTCGCCGGTCTGTCTGTCCGAGGCGTGCCTGCCGCTCAACGTGCTGATCGCCGAGCGGCATGACAGCCAGCGGACCGCGCTGTGCCAGGCACTGCGCGCACTGGGCGCCTGCGTGATCTATGCAGCAAGCAGCGGCTGGGATGCCTACCATATCCTGCGCGGGCTGGACGGACTGGCGGAGGACGGGCTTGGCATCGGGGTCGTCGACGTGGTGATCTGTGACCTGCAACTGCCGGAGATGGATGGCGTCGAGCTGATCCGGCAGCTGGCCGCGCTGCCGCGCAAGCCGGTGCTGCTGCTCAGCTGTTCACTGCCGCCGCGGCTGATGCTGGCCGTGCGTGAAATGATGCGGCAATACCAGGTCCCTTTCGGAGGGCTGCTGGACAAACCGGTCCGTCCCGAGCAGCTGCACAGGCTGCTGCAGGGAGTGGTGACCGATCGTACGAGGGCAGGCAAGCCGGTGAATACGTATCCGTCGTCAGCACAACCCATGTTCGTCAGCCGCCCCGTGCTGGAACGCGCGCTCGACAGCCGTGCCATCGAGCCGTGGTACCAGCCCAAGACGGACCCGCTGACCGGCCGGCCGCTCGGCTTCGAGGTGCTGGCGCGCTGGCGCCACCCCGAGCAGGGCATCCTGCCGACGGCCTGCTTTCTCAGCGGGATCGAGCTGCATGGCCTGATGGAACGGATGAGTGCCATCCTGCTGGAGCAGTCGCTGCAGTTGCTGGGCCAGCTGGAATCGCAGGACGCCGGACTGACGCTGAGCTTCAACCTGTGCTGGTCGCAGCTGGCGGATCCGGCGCTGGCCGATCGCATCCTGCACCAGACCCGCGCGTACCGGATCGAGCCCGAGCGTGTCGTGCTGGAAATGACCGAATGGTCGGTCATCCAGCACATGGGGCCGACGCTGGACA
This portion of the Microvirgula aerodenitrificans DSM 15089 genome encodes:
- a CDS encoding helix-turn-helix domain-containing protein, with protein sequence MTNLNTNDTPRYWHPEDVKAAIRKRGKSMADLAREHHLPSANVRNALRRPVRSGEIVIAAFLGIPLCELWPDRWDVNGKRVLRPRTVSQSPLREGNHGDGMDKGRG
- a CDS encoding response regulator, which codes for MIADDHALVRMGIGSLVTGMRDASLCGEADSSTTLMPLLERQLPDILVTDLMMPGGDHGDGVAMVAGLRRRYPALKIIVLTMLVNPAVLRLVLDTGVHGLLLKCIARRQLALALRVVAAGGTFVDRSVRSAVCAASGDGAPWRQSGLDRLSRREREVLLLCLRGLSVTEIAGLRNRSIKTISQQKVTAFHKLGLGSDRALFEFAEQSGLMQRAR
- a CDS encoding EAL domain-containing response regulator, whose amino-acid sequence is MTRNTFSPSPVCLSEACLPLNVLIAERHDSQRTALCQALRALGACVIYAASSGWDAYHILRGLDGLAEDGLGIGVVDVVICDLQLPEMDGVELIRQLAALPRKPVLLLSCSLPPRLMLAVREMMRQYQVPFGGLLDKPVRPEQLHRLLQGVVTDRTRAGKPVNTYPSSAQPMFVSRPVLERALDSRAIEPWYQPKTDPLTGRPLGFEVLARWRHPEQGILPTACFLSGIELHGLMERMSAILLEQSLQLLGQLESQDAGLTLSFNLCWSQLADPALADRILHQTRAYRIEPERVVLEMTEWSVIQHMGPTLDNLIRLGMRGFQLSLDDFGAGYNALHLLAELPLDELKIDRSLVHRASCSETATQVLTAVQQLAHRIGLRTVAEGIERDEDYQLVRSLGCDEVQGHFIAPAMCETDFIDWLRCRQTRAGAC